The DNA region CAGATCTTACGGAGTATGTTGGGGTCGTTCAGAAAATTCTGTCCAAGCCTCTTAGTCTGCCGGAATATCTGCTCCCCCTTCATATCATCCATCCGTTTAAAGCGGATACTGTTTCAGAACAGCTCTTAAGCATGGAAGCAAAGAATGAAAGTGTAAAGTTATTCTTCTTTGAACCTGAATATCTTTTCTTTGTCTTTTATCATCCCCAGTTCCTCTCTCAGTATTTTCTCAATGTATCTTTCGTCTTGCTTAAGGGCCTTGATTTCTTCTCTGTACGCCCTGTTCTGCGCTTCTAAGTCCTCTATCCTCTTCTCTATCCTCTTGTTTTCGTTCTTGAGAAAATAGACCTTGGAAATCTCGTTGAAAAACACCAAGGCCACCGCTACGGCAATCACCGAGTACACAGCCAACCTGATGAATCTTTGCGGTCTCATATGTCCTCTAAAGAGCAAAAGTTCCCACGAGAAAAGGATTGGTCCTTTTTTCAATTCCCACTGTCGTTTGAGGACCGTGGCCCGGATGGATTTCGTA from Candidatus Dadabacteria bacterium includes:
- a CDS encoding septum formation initiator family protein yields the protein MRPQRFIRLAVYSVIAVAVALVFFNEISKVYFLKNENKRIEKRIEDLEAQNRAYREEIKALKQDERYIEKILREELGMIKDKEKIFRFKEE